One Roseomonas sp. OT10 DNA window includes the following coding sequences:
- a CDS encoding ABC transporter permease, producing the protein MSLTAEAPTAAAPLPARRRGGWRWVLGRLLRNPSARIGGGVLLLILVCAAFAPWIAPHDPLAVDTLGRLKPPSAGHWLGTDEVGRDLLSRLVFGTRYFLLICLIAASISAGCGILLGLLAGAGSPLADTLIMRFTDMLLAFPYILLVLAIVAILGPSLWTAMMAVGIAGIPGYARLIRSVALTVKQEEYVEAARALGASEAQIIFGTVLPNTISPLIVYMSYATPIAALSAAALSFLGLGAQPPAPEWGAMLVNSRSFLFTAWWEVAAPGLAIFVAIFAMNLLGNGLRDVLDPRDV; encoded by the coding sequence GTGAGCCTGACCGCGGAGGCGCCGACCGCCGCGGCCCCCCTGCCGGCACGGCGCCGCGGCGGGTGGCGCTGGGTGCTCGGCCGGCTGCTGCGCAACCCCTCGGCCCGGATCGGCGGCGGGGTGCTGCTCCTCATCCTGGTCTGCGCCGCCTTCGCGCCCTGGATCGCGCCCCACGATCCGCTGGCGGTGGACACGCTGGGCCGGCTGAAGCCGCCCAGCGCCGGGCACTGGCTGGGCACGGACGAGGTGGGGCGCGACCTGCTCAGCCGGCTGGTCTTCGGCACGCGCTACTTCCTGCTGATCTGCCTGATCGCGGCCTCCATCTCGGCGGGCTGCGGCATCCTGCTCGGCCTGCTGGCCGGGGCGGGCTCGCCGCTGGCGGATACGCTGATCATGCGCTTCACCGACATGCTGCTCGCCTTCCCCTACATCCTGCTGGTGCTCGCCATCGTCGCCATCCTGGGCCCCAGCCTTTGGACCGCGATGATGGCGGTGGGGATCGCGGGCATCCCCGGCTATGCCCGGCTGATCCGCTCCGTCGCCCTGACGGTGAAGCAGGAGGAGTACGTGGAAGCGGCCCGGGCGCTCGGCGCCAGCGAGGCGCAGATCATCTTCGGCACGGTGCTGCCCAACACCATCTCGCCCCTGATCGTCTACATGTCCTACGCCACGCCGATCGCGGCGCTCTCCGCGGCGGCGCTGTCCTTCCTCGGCCTGGGGGCGCAGCCGCCCGCGCCGGAATGGGGGGCGATGCTGGTGAACTCCCGCTCCTTCCTCTTCACCGCCTGGTGGGAGGTGGCCGCGCCGGGCCTGGCCATCTTCGTCGCCATCTTCGCGATGAACCTGCTCGGCAACGGGCTGCGCGACGTGCTGGACCCCCGCGATGTCTGA
- a CDS encoding ABC transporter permease — translation MSRYALRRLLMALPVVAGILLVTFLIQAVIPTDAVTAMYEGQVTEEEAAEAIAAMRERYGLDQPWYVQFVRYGANVLQGDFGESIRLRKPVVEEIGYRFANTLTLTGTALLIGIAIGVPMGILSAARKDTWLDVGAMTVGLLGISMPAFFFGLLLILVFAVWLQWIPVVPRGGAALLLPALTLGLIEAAPLSRIARSAMIEILRRDHIRAARSRGMGELAVIWRHALPGTLLAVMTVIGLQFGNLLGGAFIIEVIFGWRGIGELGVKAIQWRDFALTQAIILISAGAHIGANLLVDLLYAWIDPRVDYGQ, via the coding sequence GTGAGCCGCTACGCCCTGCGCCGCCTGCTGATGGCGCTGCCGGTGGTGGCGGGCATCCTGCTGGTCACCTTCCTGATCCAGGCGGTGATCCCGACCGATGCCGTCACCGCCATGTATGAGGGGCAGGTCACGGAGGAGGAGGCCGCCGAGGCGATCGCCGCCATGCGGGAGCGCTACGGCCTCGACCAGCCCTGGTATGTCCAGTTCGTCCGCTACGGCGCCAACGTGCTGCAAGGCGACTTCGGCGAGTCCATCCGCCTGCGCAAGCCGGTGGTGGAGGAGATCGGCTACCGCTTCGCCAACACCCTGACCCTGACCGGCACGGCGCTGCTGATCGGCATCGCCATCGGCGTGCCCATGGGCATCCTCTCGGCGGCGAGGAAGGACACCTGGCTGGATGTCGGCGCCATGACGGTGGGGCTGCTCGGCATCTCCATGCCCGCCTTCTTCTTCGGCCTGCTGCTGATCCTGGTCTTCGCCGTCTGGCTGCAATGGATCCCCGTGGTGCCGCGCGGGGGCGCGGCGCTGCTGCTGCCCGCCCTGACGCTGGGGCTGATCGAGGCGGCGCCGCTGTCGCGCATCGCCCGCTCCGCCATGATCGAGATCCTGCGCCGCGACCATATCCGCGCCGCCCGTTCCCGCGGGATGGGCGAGCTGGCCGTCATCTGGCGCCACGCCCTGCCGGGCACGCTGCTGGCGGTGATGACGGTGATCGGCCTGCAGTTCGGCAACCTGCTGGGCGGTGCCTTCATCATCGAGGTGATCTTCGGCTGGCGCGGCATCGGCGAGCTGGGGGTGAAGGCGATCCAGTGGCGCGACTTCGCCCTGACCCAGGCCATCATCCTGATCAGCGCCGGGGCGCATATCGGGGCCAACCTGCTCGTCGACCTGCTCTATGCCTGGATCGACCCGCGCGTGGACTACGGCCAGTGA
- a CDS encoding ABC transporter substrate-binding protein, protein MPTRRAVMYAAAGSLAAPLIPRPAAAATRELRYRLTEDPESLYSGQSVSLTVSTCLNFLHDRLVYIDEDGKAQPWLAESWSFSDDNKQITFKLRPGTKFHDGTDFDAAAVKFHFDNILDPKLASPVRGQIAALDSCDVLDPLTVRLSFSRPFAAAMILLASASYGFNSPAAVQKAGRQYGRRPVGTGPFMFKSWSAGSEIVLVRNPRYRQLRPDALNKGPAYAEQVTLSVLPEEGVAFSALQTGELSAAELQTDTVDRLRQDRRFSVVIDDKAKNILFMEFSFRPPFDDRVMRDALSHAIDREAILRASYSGYGAVNLSPLSRGIPGYDAAVAEAHGTPYDPGKARALLDQAGWTVGPGGLRAKDGKEAKFAIRSYANPVTDRALAVIQSNLAALGIQVSISTADWGTFYPSLLRDGWDLALNRWTYSDPLVLTNLFRPPGHRRNLPPDEALTRLLTAVDSTLDPAERQKVVSEAQKAILDRRLMIPILTNHQVTITQAGLQNYRFDYLNQVLNGDVRMSDW, encoded by the coding sequence ATGCCGACCCGTCGCGCCGTGATGTATGCCGCCGCAGGAAGCCTCGCCGCTCCGCTCATCCCCCGGCCCGCCGCCGCAGCCACCCGGGAGCTGCGCTACCGCCTGACGGAAGATCCCGAATCCCTCTACAGCGGCCAGAGCGTCTCCCTCACCGTCAGCACCTGCCTGAACTTCCTGCATGACCGCCTCGTCTACATCGACGAGGACGGAAAGGCTCAGCCCTGGCTGGCGGAATCCTGGTCCTTCAGCGACGACAACAAGCAGATCACCTTCAAGCTGCGTCCCGGAACGAAATTCCATGACGGCACCGACTTCGATGCCGCGGCGGTGAAGTTCCACTTCGACAACATTCTCGACCCCAAGCTGGCCTCCCCGGTGCGCGGGCAGATCGCGGCGCTCGACAGCTGCGACGTGCTGGACCCGCTGACCGTCCGCCTCAGCTTCAGCCGCCCCTTCGCCGCCGCCATGATCCTGCTGGCGAGCGCCAGCTACGGCTTCAACTCGCCGGCCGCGGTGCAGAAGGCCGGACGGCAGTACGGGCGCCGCCCGGTCGGCACCGGCCCCTTCATGTTCAAGTCGTGGTCGGCGGGGAGCGAGATCGTGCTGGTGCGCAACCCGCGCTACCGGCAGCTGCGCCCCGATGCGCTGAACAAGGGCCCCGCCTATGCCGAACAGGTGACGCTGAGCGTGCTGCCCGAGGAGGGGGTCGCCTTCTCAGCGCTGCAGACGGGCGAGCTGAGCGCCGCGGAGCTGCAGACGGACACGGTGGACCGGCTGCGCCAGGACCGCCGCTTCTCCGTCGTCATCGACGACAAGGCGAAGAACATCCTGTTCATGGAGTTCTCCTTCCGGCCGCCCTTCGACGACCGGGTGATGCGCGACGCGCTCAGCCATGCCATCGACCGCGAGGCGATCCTGCGCGCCTCCTACAGCGGCTATGGCGCCGTCAACCTCAGCCCGCTCTCCCGCGGCATCCCCGGCTACGACGCCGCCGTGGCCGAGGCCCATGGCACCCCGTACGATCCGGGGAAGGCCAGGGCCCTGCTCGATCAGGCCGGCTGGACGGTGGGGCCCGGGGGGCTGCGCGCGAAGGACGGCAAGGAGGCGAAGTTCGCCATCCGCTCCTACGCCAACCCGGTGACCGACCGGGCCCTGGCGGTGATCCAGAGCAACCTCGCCGCCCTGGGCATCCAGGTCAGCATCTCCACCGCGGACTGGGGCACCTTCTACCCCTCCCTGCTGCGCGACGGCTGGGACCTGGCGCTGAACCGCTGGACCTACAGCGACCCGCTGGTGCTGACCAACCTGTTCCGCCCGCCGGGCCATCGCCGCAACCTGCCGCCCGACGAGGCGCTGACGCGGCTCCTCACCGCCGTCGACTCCACCCTGGATCCGGCGGAGCGGCAGAAGGTGGTGTCCGAGGCGCAGAAGGCGATCCTGGACCGCCGCCTGATGATCCCGATCCTCACCAACCATCAGGTGACGATCACCCAGGCGGGGCTGCAGAACTACCGGTTCGACTACCTGAACCAGGTGCTGAACGGCGACGTGCGCATGAGCGACTGGTGA
- a CDS encoding aminopeptidase, giving the protein MSQKMMEIARAFQNSLRLNAKAGDKILVITDTGMDPLLWQGLATAATCMDMEPVVTIMTPRAHHSANPATPVVKAALDPEVDLVCYLTSTAMAHARITDDLVEAGKKFILMEELTVDMLKQGGPAWADYPAMDKLGRKLAALYTAADTIRVTCPNGTDLTASIKGRVGRSITGIPLALHPGKGGGCAFPDGEAHVCPVEGTGEGRVVFDVTAHSVGALKDHLILTVEQGMVTRIEGGPQAEIWRSILQKANDPPSYNCPAEISVGLNRNVTPTGWMRTDKKMYATAHIGVGDTIVLGGTCHAKLRLEGVIRHPEISVDGEVITREGKILVDG; this is encoded by the coding sequence ATGTCACAGAAGATGATGGAGATCGCGCGTGCTTTTCAGAACAGCCTCCGGCTGAACGCGAAGGCGGGCGACAAGATCCTCGTGATCACGGACACGGGCATGGACCCGCTGCTGTGGCAGGGCCTCGCCACCGCCGCGACCTGCATGGACATGGAGCCGGTCGTCACCATCATGACGCCGCGGGCCCATCACTCCGCCAACCCGGCGACGCCCGTGGTGAAGGCCGCCCTGGACCCGGAGGTCGACCTGGTCTGCTATCTCACCAGCACGGCGATGGCCCATGCGCGCATCACGGACGACCTCGTGGAAGCGGGCAAGAAGTTCATCCTGATGGAGGAACTGACGGTCGACATGCTGAAGCAGGGCGGGCCGGCCTGGGCGGACTACCCGGCCATGGACAAGCTGGGGCGGAAGCTCGCCGCCCTCTACACGGCTGCCGACACCATCCGCGTCACCTGCCCGAACGGCACCGACCTGACGGCGAGCATCAAGGGCCGCGTGGGGCGTTCCATCACCGGCATTCCGCTCGCCCTGCACCCGGGCAAGGGCGGCGGCTGCGCCTTCCCGGATGGCGAGGCGCATGTCTGCCCGGTGGAGGGGACCGGCGAGGGCCGCGTGGTCTTCGACGTGACGGCGCATTCCGTTGGCGCGCTGAAGGATCACCTGATCCTGACGGTCGAGCAGGGAATGGTCACGCGGATCGAGGGCGGGCCACAGGCGGAGATCTGGCGCAGCATCCTGCAGAAGGCGAACGACCCGCCGAGCTACAACTGCCCCGCCGAAATCTCGGTCGGGCTGAATCGGAACGTCACGCCGACGGGCTGGATGCGGACCGACAAGAAGATGTACGCCACCGCGCATATCGGTGTCGGCGACACCATCGTGCTGGGCGGCACCTGCCACGCGAAGCTGCGGCTGGAGGGCGTGATCCGGCATCCCGAGATCTCGGTGGACGGCGAGGTCATCACCCGGGAGGGGAAGATCCTTGTTGATGGGTGA
- a CDS encoding MmgE/PrpD family protein translates to MASDGGAPGTRALLGRAIADTLACAAAGAAEPAARTMVDAYAAFSGTRAWSGDRLLGEEAAAMADAVAGHALDFDDVFLESATHASVVILPAILRLDRQDDPDETLAAFAAGLATALAVARRLGAGHYHRGWHGTSTIGIFAATAAAGRLLRLDARRLACAFAMAAAQSGGLRLNFGTMAKPAQVGFAAAAGLRAARLAAAGVTGSADIFGPGGFAELYGAEDAAIMPSADSFLPRPDLMSLKLYPCCYAAHRLIGVTLDARAALGSALTDAARLRVTAPFRSLEVLRYDHPTSGMEAKFSGRYCIAAAWRDGPPGVAHFGATPREAVLERIDHVELREDPALDSGGDITFGHVVLEVLDEAGGVLGRFERTAIPGSPLDPPSREQVAAKLADCFDGFEARFGRLFPMLDRLEAIPEAAFWLAVPAPSRAEPAIG, encoded by the coding sequence ATGGCAAGCGACGGCGGCGCCCCTGGCACGCGTGCGCTGCTTGGTCGTGCCATCGCCGACACCCTGGCCTGCGCCGCCGCCGGCGCGGCCGAACCTGCCGCACGGACGATGGTCGACGCCTATGCTGCCTTCTCCGGCACGCGCGCCTGGTCGGGGGACCGCCTTCTCGGCGAGGAGGCCGCGGCCATGGCGGATGCCGTCGCCGGTCATGCCCTCGATTTCGACGACGTGTTCCTGGAGAGCGCGACGCATGCGAGCGTGGTGATCCTGCCGGCGATCCTCCGCCTGGACCGGCAGGACGATCCGGACGAGACCCTCGCCGCCTTTGCCGCCGGCCTGGCCACGGCACTCGCCGTCGCGCGGCGCCTGGGGGCGGGCCACTACCACCGCGGCTGGCATGGCACGAGCACGATCGGCATCTTCGCCGCCACGGCCGCCGCGGGCCGGCTGTTGCGCCTGGACGCACGCCGCCTCGCCTGCGCCTTCGCCATGGCGGCGGCGCAGTCCGGCGGGCTGCGGCTGAACTTCGGCACCATGGCCAAGCCCGCCCAGGTCGGCTTCGCGGCCGCCGCTGGACTGCGCGCCGCGCGCCTTGCCGCCGCGGGCGTCACCGGCAGCGCGGACATCTTCGGTCCTGGAGGCTTCGCGGAGCTGTATGGCGCCGAGGACGCGGCCATCATGCCATCCGCCGACTCGTTCCTGCCGCGGCCGGACTTGATGTCGCTGAAGCTCTACCCCTGCTGCTACGCAGCGCACCGCCTGATCGGCGTCACGCTCGATGCGCGCGCGGCGCTCGGCTCCGCCCTGACCGACGCGGCGCGACTACGCGTGACCGCACCGTTCCGCAGCCTGGAGGTGCTCCGCTACGACCATCCGACCAGCGGGATGGAGGCGAAGTTCTCCGGCCGCTACTGCATCGCCGCCGCCTGGCGCGACGGACCACCGGGCGTCGCGCATTTCGGCGCCACCCCGCGAGAGGCGGTGCTGGAGAGGATCGACCACGTGGAGCTGCGCGAGGATCCGGCGCTCGACAGTGGCGGCGACATCACCTTCGGACATGTCGTGCTGGAGGTGTTGGACGAAGCCGGCGGCGTGCTCGGCCGTTTCGAGCGCACGGCCATCCCCGGCTCGCCGCTCGATCCCCCGTCCCGGGAGCAGGTGGCTGCCAAGCTGGCGGACTGCTTCGACGGGTTCGAGGCGCGCTTCGGCCGCCTCTTCCCGATGCTCGATCGATTGGAAGCGATCCCGGAAGCGGCCTTCTGGCTGGCCGTTCCCGCGCCCAGCAGGGCCGAGCCGGCCATCGGCTGA
- a CDS encoding Bug family tripartite tricarboxylate transporter substrate binding protein has protein sequence MRRRTLAALALAPFAPRPALAQAYPTRPVQIVVPFPPGGGTDVLLRLLTPRLERALGQPFIIDNRAGASGSIGTDRVAKAPPDGYTLLAQATIISVYPRTISDVRYDPLKDLAPIGMMAETPNVFVVSPSFAVTTLPELMAASKRRPLTFATAGVGTPQHLGTMAIAKSLGAQVEHIPYRGTAPAVTDLIGRQVDFAVFSLSSVLPLIREGRLKALAVHARKRDELAPEIPSSLEQGVDDAGSGLRFLLFAPAATPAPIVTTLNTALNTILRDPEIVRGFRERGYTVLTSTPAEAQREMERELRLWTPVLDELDLAPAQ, from the coding sequence ATGCGTCGCAGAACACTGGCAGCTCTGGCACTGGCGCCATTCGCCCCACGCCCCGCCCTGGCCCAGGCCTATCCGACGCGGCCCGTGCAGATCGTCGTGCCCTTCCCGCCCGGCGGCGGCACGGACGTGCTGCTGCGGTTGCTGACGCCGCGGCTGGAGCGGGCGCTGGGCCAGCCCTTCATCATCGATAACCGCGCCGGGGCGTCGGGAAGCATCGGCACCGACCGCGTCGCGAAAGCACCGCCGGATGGCTACACGCTGCTGGCGCAGGCCACGATCATCAGCGTCTACCCACGCACGATCTCCGACGTGCGCTACGATCCGCTCAAGGACCTCGCCCCGATCGGCATGATGGCGGAGACGCCGAACGTCTTCGTCGTCAGCCCCTCCTTCGCCGTCACGACGCTGCCGGAGCTGATGGCGGCCTCGAAGCGCAGGCCGCTGACCTTCGCCACGGCGGGCGTGGGAACGCCGCAGCACCTCGGCACCATGGCGATCGCCAAGTCCCTCGGCGCGCAGGTGGAGCACATCCCCTATCGCGGCACCGCGCCGGCCGTCACGGATCTGATCGGCCGCCAGGTCGACTTCGCGGTCTTCAGCCTCAGCTCCGTGCTGCCCCTGATCCGCGAGGGCAGGCTCAAGGCCCTCGCCGTGCACGCGCGCAAGCGGGACGAGCTGGCGCCGGAGATTCCCTCCTCGCTGGAGCAGGGCGTGGACGACGCCGGGTCCGGGTTGCGCTTCCTCCTCTTCGCCCCTGCCGCCACCCCGGCTCCCATCGTCACCACCCTCAATACGGCGCTGAACACGATCCTGCGGGATCCAGAGATCGTGCGTGGGTTCCGGGAGCGCGGCTATACCGTCCTCACCTCGACCCCGGCCGAGGCGCAGCGTGAGATGGAACGGGAACTGCGCCTCTGGACCCCTGTCCTGGACGAGCTCGACCTGGCACCCGCCCAGTGA
- a CDS encoding IclR family transcriptional regulator, which translates to MSAASGADAKTAGTVQRVVHLLRFLAEAGQEVTIKQTADALGLPMSTVHRLLHLLGSEGMVHHDPASRRYQVGVEMARISWLIASSRTLKDVARPFMQAIVDRCNEACLFVVHLPATHQVSLLEGINSSHPLRYEMQLYTAHSLLWGATGRSILAFLPKEEQAAALARGEPSPGTGRPAPTLEDLRKELRPFLERGYVTSRGEKVVGAFGMGAPVFRADGRVIASLCLTIPQMRAEAVDEARLASLLRRQADALSRTLGFRGTYPGGAI; encoded by the coding sequence ATGAGCGCAGCGAGCGGGGCGGATGCGAAGACCGCCGGCACGGTCCAGCGGGTGGTGCACCTCCTGCGCTTCCTGGCCGAAGCCGGACAGGAGGTGACGATCAAGCAGACCGCCGACGCGCTCGGCCTGCCCATGAGCACGGTGCACCGCCTGCTGCATCTCCTCGGCAGCGAGGGCATGGTGCACCACGATCCTGCATCCCGTCGCTACCAGGTCGGCGTGGAGATGGCGCGGATCAGCTGGCTCATCGCGTCGAGCCGCACGCTGAAGGATGTGGCACGGCCCTTCATGCAGGCCATCGTCGACCGCTGCAACGAGGCCTGCCTCTTCGTCGTTCATCTGCCCGCGACGCATCAGGTCAGCCTGCTGGAAGGCATCAACTCCTCCCACCCCCTGCGCTACGAGATGCAGCTCTACACCGCGCACAGCCTTCTCTGGGGCGCGACCGGACGCTCCATCCTCGCCTTTCTGCCGAAGGAGGAGCAGGCGGCGGCGCTGGCCCGCGGCGAACCCTCGCCGGGCACCGGCCGCCCGGCGCCGACCCTGGAGGACTTGCGCAAGGAGCTCCGCCCCTTCCTGGAGCGCGGCTATGTCACGTCGCGCGGGGAGAAGGTGGTCGGCGCCTTCGGCATGGGCGCACCCGTCTTCCGCGCCGACGGGCGGGTCATCGCCAGTCTCTGCCTCACCATCCCGCAGATGCGCGCCGAGGCGGTGGACGAGGCGCGACTCGCGAGCCTGCTCCGGCGGCAGGCCGACGCGCTGAGCCGCACACTGGGATTCCGCGGCACCTATCCGGGTGGCGCGATCTGA
- the metW gene encoding methionine biosynthesis protein MetW produces MRLDLRLIAEMIPQGARVLDIGCGDGALLDHLTREKGADARGIEIDMAEVARAVGNGLAVIHGDADTDLAFYPDQAFDYVVLSRTFQAVEKPREVLRQMLRIGTRAVVSFPNFGHWQMRWRLLVTGRMPDTDTWNRPWYETPNIHPCTILDFFALCEKDGYVVEQWLAVDEHGLRAPWRSWVRLANLFGEQALFVLRRADTAG; encoded by the coding sequence ATGCGGCTGGACCTGCGGCTGATCGCCGAGATGATCCCGCAGGGCGCCCGCGTGCTCGACATCGGCTGCGGCGACGGCGCGCTGCTCGACCACCTGACGCGCGAGAAGGGCGCGGATGCGCGGGGCATCGAGATCGACATGGCCGAGGTCGCCCGGGCCGTGGGCAACGGGCTGGCGGTGATCCATGGCGACGCCGACACCGACCTGGCCTTCTACCCGGACCAGGCCTTCGACTACGTGGTGCTGTCCCGCACCTTCCAGGCGGTGGAGAAGCCGCGCGAGGTGCTGCGGCAGATGCTGCGCATCGGCACCCGCGCGGTGGTGTCCTTCCCGAATTTCGGCCATTGGCAGATGCGCTGGCGCTTGCTGGTCACCGGCCGGATGCCGGACACGGACACCTGGAACCGCCCCTGGTACGAGACGCCCAACATCCACCCCTGTACCATCCTGGACTTCTTCGCCCTGTGCGAGAAGGACGGCTACGTGGTGGAGCAGTGGCTGGCGGTGGACGAGCACGGGCTGCGCGCGCCCTGGCGGAGCTGGGTCCGTCTGGCGAACCTGTTCGGCGAGCAGGCCCTCTTCGTGCTGCGCCGGGCGGACACGGCAGGCTGA
- the trpS gene encoding tryptophan--tRNA ligase, which yields MQRVFSGIQPSGIPTLGNYLGAIRNWVPMQNGDSSLFCVVDLHAITQPQDPKELAKQTREMAAALIACGLDPERCILFVQSHVHAHARLAWIFNCVARIGWLNRMTQFKDKAGKDRESASSGLYVYPNLMAADILAYHATEVPVGDDQKQHIELANDIAEKFNHDTGEDFFPRIEARIQGVAARVMSLRDGSKKMSKSDPSDQSRINLTDDADTVALKIRRAKTDPEPLPSETRGLEARQEARNLVGILAAITDSTADAVLAEHGGKGFGAFKEVLAEALVAKLSPIQAEMKRLLDDPAAVDAALRRGAGKAAAIANPIVTRAEELVGFLPAR from the coding sequence ATGCAGCGCGTCTTCTCGGGCATCCAGCCCTCCGGCATCCCCACCCTCGGCAACTACCTCGGCGCCATCCGCAACTGGGTGCCGATGCAGAACGGGGATTCCTCGCTCTTCTGCGTGGTGGACCTGCACGCCATCACCCAGCCGCAGGACCCGAAGGAACTGGCGAAGCAGACGCGGGAGATGGCGGCGGCGCTGATCGCCTGCGGCCTCGACCCGGAGCGCTGCATCCTCTTCGTGCAGAGCCACGTCCATGCCCATGCCCGGCTGGCCTGGATCTTCAACTGCGTGGCCCGCATCGGCTGGCTGAACCGCATGACCCAGTTCAAGGACAAGGCGGGCAAGGACCGGGAGAGCGCCTCCTCCGGCCTCTACGTCTATCCGAACCTCATGGCCGCCGACATCCTGGCCTATCACGCCACCGAGGTCCCGGTGGGCGACGACCAGAAGCAGCACATCGAGCTGGCCAACGACATCGCCGAGAAGTTCAACCACGACACTGGCGAGGACTTCTTCCCGCGCATCGAGGCCCGCATCCAGGGCGTCGCCGCCCGGGTGATGAGCCTGCGTGACGGCAGCAAGAAGATGAGCAAGTCCGACCCCTCGGACCAGTCGCGCATCAACCTGACGGACGACGCGGACACGGTCGCGCTCAAGATCCGCCGCGCCAAGACCGACCCGGAGCCGTTGCCCTCCGAGACCCGCGGCCTGGAGGCCCGGCAGGAGGCGCGCAACCTGGTCGGCATCCTGGCCGCCATCACCGACAGCACGGCCGATGCCGTGCTGGCCGAGCATGGCGGCAAGGGCTTCGGCGCCTTCAAGGAGGTGCTGGCCGAGGCGCTGGTGGCGAAGCTCTCGCCCATCCAGGCGGAGATGAAGCGCCTCCTCGACGACCCGGCGGCGGTGGATGCCGCACTGCGCCGCGGCGCGGGGAAGGCGGCGGCCATCGCCAACCCGATCGTCACCCGGGCGGAGGAGTTGGTGGGCTTCCTGCCCGCCCGCTGA
- a CDS encoding CsbD family protein — translation MDSDRVTGAVRQGYGKLEEKVGEMTGNRDTQARGQMRQFEGQAQNAMGQLEDCIRDQPLKSALIALGIGWVLGRLRII, via the coding sequence ATGGATTCCGATCGCGTGACCGGCGCGGTGCGCCAGGGCTACGGCAAGCTCGAGGAGAAGGTCGGCGAGATGACCGGCAACCGGGACACCCAGGCCCGCGGTCAGATGCGGCAGTTCGAGGGCCAGGCCCAGAACGCCATGGGCCAGCTGGAGGACTGCATCCGCGACCAGCCGCTGAAGTCGGCCCTGATCGCCCTGGGCATCGGCTGGGTGCTGGGGCGCCTGCGGATCATCTGA
- a CDS encoding MFS family transporter has protein sequence MDSGAIVVGEAHEMRKRIRAIVGAASGNLVEWYDFYAYAFTALYFAHAFFPSGNTTVQLLNTAAVFAIGFLMRPIGGWLFGRLGDRKGRRFSMLVSVLMMCGGSLLIAVLPTYETIGLAAPALLLLARMAQGLSVGGEYGTAATYMSEVATQKNRGFYSSFQYVTLIGGQLLAVLVVVVLELLLTTEQLRAWGWRIPFVIGAATAVVALYLRRSLHETSTAESRADRKAGTIRALFDHPRAFLTVLGLTAGGSLAFYTFTTYMQKYLVNTAGLPVKTVSVLMAVALFLYMAMQPLFGALSDRVGRKNLLLVFCAGSLVTTIPLLGALGTAASPMTALGLLLVALAIVSCYTSISGVLKPELFPAEIRALGVGLSYAIANALFGGTAEYVALSFKNAGVESHFGWYVTGMMVIATIAVLLMPDMQKHGYMREEHS, from the coding sequence ATGGACAGCGGCGCGATCGTCGTCGGCGAGGCCCATGAGATGCGCAAGCGCATCCGGGCCATCGTCGGCGCGGCTTCCGGCAATCTGGTCGAGTGGTACGACTTCTACGCCTATGCCTTTACCGCGCTCTACTTCGCGCATGCCTTTTTCCCCAGCGGCAACACCACCGTCCAGCTGCTGAACACGGCGGCGGTCTTCGCCATCGGCTTCCTGATGCGCCCGATCGGTGGCTGGCTCTTCGGGCGGTTGGGCGACCGGAAGGGGCGCCGCTTCTCCATGCTGGTCTCGGTGCTGATGATGTGCGGCGGCTCGCTGCTGATCGCGGTGCTGCCGACCTACGAGACCATCGGCCTCGCCGCGCCGGCGCTGCTCCTCCTCGCCCGCATGGCCCAGGGCCTGTCGGTGGGCGGCGAGTACGGCACCGCCGCGACCTACATGAGCGAGGTGGCGACGCAGAAGAACCGCGGCTTCTACTCCTCCTTCCAGTACGTGACTCTGATCGGCGGCCAGCTCCTCGCCGTGCTGGTGGTCGTGGTGCTGGAGCTGCTGCTGACGACGGAGCAGTTGCGGGCCTGGGGTTGGCGCATCCCCTTCGTGATCGGCGCGGCGACGGCGGTGGTGGCGCTCTACCTGCGCCGCTCTCTGCACGAGACCTCGACGGCGGAGAGCCGGGCGGACCGCAAGGCGGGCACGATCCGGGCCCTGTTCGACCACCCGCGCGCCTTCCTGACCGTGCTGGGTCTGACGGCCGGCGGCAGCCTGGCCTTCTACACCTTCACCACCTACATGCAGAAATACCTGGTCAACACCGCCGGGTTGCCGGTGAAGACCGTCAGCGTGCTGATGGCGGTGGCGCTTTTCCTCTATATGGCCATGCAGCCGCTTTTCGGCGCTCTGTCGGACCGGGTGGGGCGGAAGAATCTGCTGCTGGTCTTCTGCGCCGGCAGCCTCGTCACCACGATCCCGCTGCTCGGCGCGCTGGGCACCGCCGCCTCGCCGATGACGGCGCTGGGGCTGCTGCTCGTCGCGCTGGCCATCGTGAGCTGCTACACCTCCATCAGCGGCGTGCTGAAGCCGGAGCTCTTCCCGGCGGAGATCCGGGCCCTCGGCGTGGGGCTGTCCTATGCCATCGCCAACGCCCTGTTCGGCGGCACGGCCGAGTACGTGGCCCTCAGCTTCAAGAATGCGGGGGTGGAGAGCCACTTCGGCTGGTACGTGACGGGGATGATGGTGATCGCCACCATCGCCGTGCTGCTGATGCCGGACATGCAGAAGCACGGCTACATGCGCGAGGAGCACTCCTGA